CCGTTTTGGTTTAGAATTCTACGAATATTTGACAATTCCGAAGGACGACATTGTCGTATCATTAACCGCACGTGGAATTTCAGGCAGAGTAGCCCAACAAAGCGGAATTTATAGAAATGGTAGAACATTATTAGACTCTTTAAAATTTACAGAAATACCAACTAAAATAAATTTGGTCTTAAGAGAAGATTTAAAGAACACGGTCTTTGACTTCGTTGGTTTTAGTAATGACACTATTTACACAGAAGTTGGTTCCTATTTTTTAATCAAACACGCGATAAAGTTCAAGTCTTTACATCAGATATTTAAAAAAATAAATGAAATTCATCGAAAACATAAACCTACTTCAATATCAACATTTACAAAGGTTCAAGACCCAACATTAGTCGAAGATGAATTTCAAAAGATTCTATTGAGCGAAGTAAGAAATGATATGCTTAATATGCTTGGACCAAATAGGACAGCAAATCCATATAAGTTTGATATCGACTTCATTCATCCGTCTAAAATTCAAGACTTTTATGAATGTAACAGATATGAATTAAAAACGAAAGGGCAAAGAACACCATTTTTTGAAACAACTGATAGAAACTTACTTTACAAAGAAGGTCTTAAACACCTTTTTGACAATACTAACGACCAGTTTGAATTTAGCAAAATGATTCTTGGTATGCGAGTTTACGGTTATCGTGACAAAACACGCAAAACACACGCAATGTTTTTACAGCATATAACTTGCGAAATAAAATATAATGGCAAACCTGTTTTTCAAATAGACAGCACTTGGTATAAAGTTAAAAATGACTTTATCAATAGTATTAACGATAGATGTATAAACTTAATTGATAAAAACATTTTAAGAAGTAATTTTTTAAATGTCTCTTGGGATTCAACGATTGCAGACGAAGGAGCATACAATCTAAAATATAATAATTTAAAAGACTATTATGTTTTTGACAAAATGCTTCCGGATAACATTGAATTCTGCGATATAATGTACGAAGATTCAAATACTATCTATTTGGTACACGTAAAAGATGGTTTTGATGCAAAAATTAGAGATGTTGCAAACCAAATAACCATTTC
Above is a window of Bizionia sp. M204 DNA encoding:
- a CDS encoding DUF6119 family protein, producing MNQKFFDSKEFSEIKIFQINRDFYELKNIGGAEKTINFIVDKHRELVDDLKSIGVKIPKTDFDEVDYYSYVYNETLKDSYWKNYLPSTIAQNHNFDVLKISFVLFASIKGDIFAIVGGGGIRVIKRFMNNRFGLEFYEYLTIPKDDIVVSLTARGISGRVAQQSGIYRNGRTLLDSLKFTEIPTKINLVLREDLKNTVFDFVGFSNDTIYTEVGSYFLIKHAIKFKSLHQIFKKINEIHRKHKPTSISTFTKVQDPTLVEDEFQKILLSEVRNDMLNMLGPNRTANPYKFDIDFIHPSKIQDFYECNRYELKTKGQRTPFFETTDRNLLYKEGLKHLFDNTNDQFEFSKMILGMRVYGYRDKTRKTHAMFLQHITCEIKYNGKPVFQIDSTWYKVKNDFINSINDRCINLIDKNILRSNFLNVSWDSTIADEGAYNLKYNNLKDYYVFDKMLPDNIEFCDIMYEDSNTIYLVHVKDGFDAKIRDVANQITISANRFWNDFNSGSSSYLSSIVDSYNKKNANKIDKKTFLNKFNVNKEVVYVMAYKSLRGKQSTKDKIEKSKSNIAKYSLIQCVQDMSSLYPIKIFDIADV